ACACCTGTTTCACTTGTTGATGGTACAACTCGGGATCATCGATCTTCGGATTGAGCCATCCTTTCACTTGATGGGGTTTCAAGTCCGCTTCGTTTTAAAAAACGCCCGACCTGACGCGTCGAAATCGAGGAAACGATGCCACGTTTTACCGCTTCGCGGGCAAGCAATCCGGGTGTCCAATGACTAAACGGCAGTTCCAAGCTTTCGGGTGTCTGGCAGGCTAAGGTCAGGATATGGGCGACTTCCTCGGCTGTAAACGCAGACGGTCTTCCCGATCGTTGTTCGTCGGTTAAGGCCGCTTCAATTTTCGCTTTCAGCACATGAGGGCGATGGGTTTCGACTTGTTCCAGTTCCACCGCAAAAGTTGACCAGCGCTTCCTCCACCGCTTTACGGTATCGACACTGAGGCTGAGACGTCGAGCCAGTTCGCAATTGTTGACCTCTTGTGCCGAAAGTAAAATGATCTTGGCTCGCTCGATGAAATGCAGCGGTGTGTGGGTTCCTTTGGCCATCTTCTCCAGCACTTTTCGTTGCCGTTCGCTCAGTACGATTTTAATTGCGGTTTGTTTATGCAAAATATATCCGTCCCATTCTATGAATCTTTTGCTTCACAGTATATCATAGATTCATAGTCATTGGATAATTCAGCCATTTTACACTAGTTACTTATTTAATGCCTTAGAAAAAGTTGAAGAAATGATCTATTCGCTGAAAAAGTAATTTTTTTTGAGCTAAAAGAAG
Above is a window of Fodinisporobacter ferrooxydans DNA encoding:
- a CDS encoding helix-turn-helix domain-containing protein, encoding MHKQTAIKIVLSERQRKVLEKMAKGTHTPLHFIERAKIILLSAQEVNNCELARRLSLSVDTVKRWRKRWSTFAVELEQVETHRPHVLKAKIEAALTDEQRSGRPSAFTAEEVAHILTLACQTPESLELPFSHWTPGLLAREAVKRGIVSSISTRQVGRFLKRSGLETPSSERMAQSEDR